A genome region from Vallitalea okinawensis includes the following:
- the rpoB gene encoding DNA-directed RNA polymerase subunit beta codes for MEKNRIKPLKVGRRVRMSYAKKKEVLDMPNLLEVQKNSYQWFLDEGLLEVFNDISPITDYSGNLVLELVDFDLTGDPKYPIDECKERDATFAAPLKVKVRLINKETNEIKEQEIFMGDFPLMTDTGTFIINGAERVIVSQLVRSPGIYYNIDFDKVGKRLFSATVIPNRGAWLEYETDSNDIFYVRVDRTRKIPVTVLIRALGVGTDAEIIDLFGEEPKIMATIEKDSTKSKEEGLLEVYKRIRPGEPPTIDSADSLITSMFFDSKRYNLARVGRYKYNKKLALKAKITGLRIAEPVINKATGEVLAEEDIRVTEELADQIQNAGIPYVWVKTEDDRNLKILSNLAVDIKYHLELSDEELKAAGINEKVYYPVLEEILNEFDDMEDIKEALKKNSSRLVPKHITIEDIMASINYNIHLEYGLGHKDDIDHLGNRRIRSVGELLQNQFRIGLSRLERVVRERMTIQDQEVVTPQALINIRPVTAAIKEFFGSSQLSQFMDQNNPLAELTNKRRLSALGPGGLSRERAGFEVRDVHHSHYGRMCVIETPEGPNIGLINSLATYARINEYGFIEAPYRLIDKSGDEPVVTTDVKYFTADEELGKRIAQANEPLDENGHFVHKRVGGRNSGEITEMDYNTLDLMDVSPKQVFSVATSMIPFLENDDANRALMGANMQRQAVPLLITDSSIVGTGMEHKVAVDSGVVIVAKNPGVIESVSAVKIVVRTADGHKDVYKLQKFTRSNQGTCINQRPIVQKGDRVEKGEVIADGPSTWQGEIALGKNPLIGFMTWEGYNFEDAILLSERLVAEDVYTSLHIEEYESEARDTKLGPEEITRDIPNVGDDALKDLDERGIIRIGAEVRSGDIMVGKVTPKGETELTAEERLLRAIFGEKAREVRDTSLRVPHGESGIIVDVRVFTRENGDELPPGVNQLVRCYIAHKRKISVGDKMAGRHGNKGVISRILPAEDMPFLPNGRPLDIVLNPLGVPSRMNIGQVLEVHLGLAAKALGIKIATPVFDGAHENDIMDTLEMANDYVNTPWEDFVDKYGADLHPDVLEYLEENKDHREEWKDVPLSRDGKVSLRDGRNGEYFDSRVTVGYMHYLKLHHLVDDKIHARSTGPYSLVTQQPLGGKAQFGGQRFGEMEVWALEAYGAAYTLQEILTVKSDDVVGRVKTYEAIVKGENIPEPGVPESFKVLLKELQSLALDVRVLSNENDEVAIKENVDDVDDLNVNIEGTEDGPDAKKDYPQQQGARPEGEGQNFDDVDEFDLDFDDGFSISDEPLFDDED; via the coding sequence ATGGAGAAAAATAGGATTAAACCTCTAAAGGTTGGTAGGCGTGTAAGAATGTCTTACGCGAAGAAAAAAGAAGTTCTTGATATGCCAAATTTACTTGAAGTTCAAAAGAACTCCTATCAATGGTTTTTAGACGAAGGACTTTTGGAAGTATTTAATGATATTTCCCCAATCACTGATTACAGTGGAAATCTTGTTCTAGAATTAGTTGATTTTGATTTAACTGGCGACCCTAAATACCCAATTGATGAGTGTAAAGAAAGAGATGCTACATTTGCAGCTCCTCTTAAGGTTAAAGTCAGATTAATCAATAAAGAAACTAATGAAATTAAAGAACAAGAAATTTTTATGGGTGATTTCCCACTCATGACTGATACAGGAACCTTCATAATTAATGGTGCTGAACGTGTTATTGTCAGCCAGCTCGTTCGTTCACCAGGCATTTACTATAACATTGACTTTGATAAAGTTGGTAAGCGACTTTTCTCTGCCACTGTTATACCAAACAGAGGAGCATGGTTAGAATATGAGACAGATTCTAATGATATTTTCTATGTGCGTGTAGATCGTACTAGAAAAATACCTGTTACTGTACTTATTCGTGCACTTGGTGTTGGAACAGATGCTGAAATCATCGATTTATTTGGTGAAGAACCTAAGATTATGGCTACTATTGAGAAGGACAGTACAAAGTCAAAAGAAGAAGGTTTACTCGAAGTCTATAAAAGGATTCGACCAGGTGAGCCACCTACAATTGACAGTGCAGATAGTCTTATTACATCTATGTTCTTTGACTCAAAGCGCTATAACTTAGCAAGAGTTGGACGTTATAAATATAATAAAAAGCTAGCATTAAAAGCAAAAATTACTGGTCTTAGAATTGCGGAACCAGTTATTAACAAAGCAACAGGCGAGGTCCTAGCTGAAGAGGACATAAGAGTAACGGAAGAGCTTGCGGATCAGATTCAAAATGCAGGTATTCCTTATGTATGGGTAAAAACCGAAGATGATAGAAATTTAAAAATTCTAAGTAACTTAGCTGTTGACATTAAATATCATTTAGAGTTAAGTGATGAAGAATTAAAAGCTGCAGGAATAAACGAAAAAGTTTATTATCCTGTATTAGAAGAAATATTAAATGAGTTTGATGATATGGAAGATATCAAAGAAGCTCTTAAAAAGAACAGTAGTAGACTTGTACCAAAACACATTACTATTGAAGATATTATGGCTTCTATTAACTACAATATTCACTTAGAGTATGGTTTGGGACATAAAGATGATATTGATCATTTAGGTAACAGAAGAATCCGTTCTGTAGGCGAACTTCTTCAAAATCAATTTAGAATTGGTTTATCAAGACTTGAAAGAGTTGTTCGTGAAAGAATGACCATTCAAGATCAAGAAGTTGTTACACCACAGGCATTAATCAATATTCGACCTGTTACAGCTGCTATTAAAGAATTCTTTGGTAGTTCACAGTTATCTCAGTTCATGGATCAGAATAATCCACTTGCTGAATTAACGAATAAGAGACGTTTATCAGCCCTAGGTCCTGGCGGTCTTTCGAGAGAGAGAGCTGGTTTCGAGGTTCGTGACGTACACCATTCTCACTATGGTCGTATGTGTGTTATCGAGACGCCAGAGGGTCCTAACATTGGTTTGATTAACTCTTTAGCAACTTATGCTAGAATTAACGAATATGGTTTCATTGAAGCTCCATATCGTTTAATTGATAAATCAGGTGATGAACCAGTTGTAACTACTGATGTTAAGTACTTTACGGCTGATGAGGAACTTGGAAAGCGTATTGCCCAAGCTAATGAGCCACTCGATGAAAATGGACATTTCGTTCACAAACGTGTCGGTGGTAGAAATAGTGGCGAAATCACTGAGATGGACTATAACACCTTAGATTTAATGGATGTTTCTCCTAAGCAAGTATTCTCTGTGGCAACATCTATGATTCCTTTCCTTGAGAATGATGATGCTAACCGTGCCTTAATGGGTGCCAACATGCAGCGTCAGGCCGTACCATTATTAATTACTGATTCATCGATTGTTGGTACTGGAATGGAACACAAGGTAGCAGTTGACTCAGGTGTTGTTATCGTTGCAAAGAACCCTGGAGTCATTGAAAGCGTATCAGCAGTAAAAATAGTAGTTAGAACTGCAGATGGTCATAAAGATGTTTATAAACTTCAAAAGTTCACAAGATCTAACCAAGGTACATGTATCAACCAAAGACCAATTGTTCAAAAAGGTGACCGTGTTGAAAAGGGTGAAGTTATTGCCGATGGTCCTTCAACATGGCAAGGTGAGATTGCTCTTGGTAAGAACCCATTAATTGGTTTCATGACTTGGGAAGGTTATAACTTCGAGGATGCGATCCTTTTAAGTGAAAGATTAGTTGCAGAAGATGTTTATACATCCTTACACATAGAAGAATATGAATCAGAAGCAAGGGATACGAAATTAGGTCCTGAAGAAATTACACGTGATATTCCTAATGTAGGTGACGATGCTCTTAAAGACCTTGATGAGAGAGGTATTATTCGTATTGGTGCCGAAGTACGTTCAGGAGATATCATGGTAGGTAAAGTTACACCTAAAGGTGAAACAGAACTTACTGCTGAAGAGCGTTTATTAAGAGCGATCTTTGGTGAAAAAGCAAGAGAAGTTAGAGATACTTCTTTAAGAGTACCTCATGGTGAATCTGGTATTATCGTAGACGTTAGAGTCTTTACTCGTGAAAACGGAGATGAATTACCACCAGGTGTTAACCAACTTGTTCGTTGTTATATCGCTCATAAGAGAAAAATCTCTGTTGGTGATAAAATGGCGGGTCGTCATGGTAACAAGGGTGTTATCTCACGTATTCTACCAGCTGAAGATATGCCATTCTTGCCAAATGGTCGCCCACTTGATATCGTTCTTAATCCGTTAGGCGTACCATCACGTATGAATATTGGTCAGGTCTTAGAAGTGCATTTAGGTTTAGCAGCTAAAGCTCTAGGCATTAAGATTGCAACGCCAGTGTTTGATGGTGCACATGAGAATGATATTATGGATACACTTGAAATGGCTAATGATTATGTCAATACGCCATGGGAAGATTTTGTAGATAAATATGGTGCTGACTTACATCCAGATGTATTAGAGTACCTTGAAGAAAATAAAGACCATCGTGAAGAATGGAAGGATGTTCCACTTTCAAGAGATGGTAAAGTATCATTACGAGATGGACGTAATGGTGAATACTTCGATAGCCGTGTAACAGTTGGTTACATGCACTACTTGAAACTTCACCACTTAGTAGATGATAAAATTCATGCTCGTTCAACTGGTCCTTACTCATTAGTAACTCAACAGCCATTAGGTGGTAAGGCACAATTCGGTGGACAGCGTTTTGGTGAGATGGAGGTATGGGCACTTGAAGCATATGGTGCTGCGTATACTCTTCAGGAGATCCTTACAGTTAAGTCTGATGACGTTGTAGGTCGTGTTAAGACTTATGAAGCAATTGTTAAAGGTGAAAATATCCCAGAACCTGGTGTACCAGAATCCTTTAAAGTATTATTAAAAGAATTACAGTCGTTAGCATTAGATGTTCGCGTTTTATCAAATGAAAATGATGAAGTTGCTATCAAAGAAAATGTTGATGATGTTGATGATTTGAACGTTAATATTGAAGGTACAGAAGATGGTCCAGATGCAAAGAAGGATTATCCACAACAGCAGGGGGCAAGACCTGAAGGTGAAGGTCAAAACTTTGATGATGTAGATGAATTCGATTTGGACTTTGACGATGGATTTAGCATTAGCGACGAACCATTATTTGATGATGAAGATTAA
- the rpoC gene encoding DNA-directed RNA polymerase subunit beta': MPMQNMEKSIAFDAIQIGLASPNKIREWSRGEVKKPETINYRTLKPEKDGLFCERIFGPSKDWECHCGKYKRIRYKGVVCDRCGVEVTKSKVRRERMGHIELAAPVSHIWYFKGIPSRMGLILDLSPRALEKVLYFASYIVLHPGETALQYKQLLTEKEFRDAYDKYGNTFKAGMGAEAVKQLLADIDLEKQSVDLKKELAETVGQKRVRIIKRLEVIEAFLKSGNRPDWMILDVIPVIPPDLRPMVQLDGGRFATSDLNDLYRRVINRNNRLKRLLDLGAPDIIVRNEKRMLQEAVDALIDNGRRGRPVTGPGNRPLKSLSDMLKGKQGRFRQNLLGKRVDYSGRSVIVVGPDLKIYQCGLPKEMAIELFKPFVMKRLVEDDLAHNIKSAKRMVERLQSEVWDVLEEVIKEHPVMLNRAPTLHRLGIQAFEPTLVEGKAIRLHPLVCTAYNADFDGDQMAVHVPLSVEAQAECRFLLLAPNNLLKPSDGAPVAVPSQDMVLGIYYLTLDKEGEKGEGRIFKDENEAILAYDNFEVTLHARVKVRRVMEIDGELISKIIETTVGRIIFNEAIPQDLGFVERKTKEDQLLYEVDFLAGKKQLKQILERSINVHGVTKTASVLDNIKSLGFKFSTKGALTVSVSDMEVPPEKEGFLEEADKKVEKIIKMFKRGLMTNEERYQKVVATWNETNDKITKALLAGLGKYNNIYMMAHSGARGSNDQIKQLAGMRGLMASASGRIIELPIKSNFREGLDVLEYFNSAHGARKGLADTALRTADSGYLTRRLVDVSQDVIIRELDCSHGKDSVSGTWVKAFMDGQEVIEPLEERIAGRWSVDEIRHPKTDEVLVKADTMISPPKAKKIVDSGIKKVHIRNVLNCRSKIGVCAKCYGANMANGEEVRVGESVGIIAAQSIGEPGTQLTMRTFHTGGIAGDDITQGLPRVEELFEARKPKGLAIIAEFGGTVAINDTRKKREVVITNDETGESKAYLIPYGSRIKVMDGDVLEAGDELTEGSVNPHDILKIKGLQAVQDYMTQEVQRVYRLQGVDINDKHIEVICRQMLKRVKIEENGDTTLLPGSLVDYLVFDDVNEEMAAEGKEPAEGKRALLGITKASLATDSFLSAASFQETTRVLTEAAIKGKVDPLIGLKENVIIGKLIPAGTGMNKYQRVGVEKNQPMIHEYSEEL; encoded by the coding sequence ATGCCAATGCAAAATATGGAAAAATCGATTGCTTTTGATGCAATACAGATAGGTTTAGCTTCTCCTAACAAAATACGTGAATGGTCTCGCGGTGAAGTTAAAAAGCCAGAAACCATTAACTATAGAACCTTGAAGCCTGAGAAAGATGGTTTATTCTGTGAAAGAATTTTCGGTCCTAGCAAAGACTGGGAATGTCACTGTGGTAAATACAAGAGAATTCGTTATAAAGGTGTAGTCTGTGATCGTTGTGGCGTTGAAGTAACTAAATCTAAAGTAAGAAGGGAAAGAATGGGGCATATTGAACTTGCGGCCCCTGTATCCCACATTTGGTATTTCAAAGGTATTCCAAGCCGCATGGGTTTAATTCTTGACTTGTCACCACGTGCTCTAGAGAAAGTATTATACTTTGCATCTTACATTGTATTACATCCTGGTGAGACAGCATTACAATACAAGCAATTGCTTACTGAAAAAGAATTTAGAGATGCTTATGATAAGTATGGTAATACTTTTAAAGCAGGCATGGGTGCTGAAGCCGTTAAACAATTACTTGCTGATATTGATTTAGAAAAGCAATCAGTTGACTTGAAAAAGGAACTTGCTGAGACAGTAGGTCAAAAGCGTGTTAGAATCATTAAAAGATTAGAAGTCATTGAAGCATTCTTAAAATCAGGTAATAGACCGGATTGGATGATCTTAGATGTTATTCCAGTTATACCACCTGATTTAAGACCTATGGTTCAATTAGATGGTGGACGTTTTGCTACATCTGATTTAAATGACTTATACAGAAGGGTTATTAATAGAAATAACCGTCTTAAGAGATTACTTGATCTTGGAGCGCCTGATATCATTGTAAGAAATGAAAAGCGTATGCTTCAAGAAGCAGTAGATGCATTAATCGATAACGGTAGAAGAGGTCGTCCAGTTACTGGTCCAGGTAATAGACCGCTTAAATCATTATCTGATATGTTAAAAGGTAAGCAAGGTCGTTTCCGTCAGAACTTACTTGGTAAGCGTGTTGACTATTCAGGTCGTTCTGTTATCGTTGTAGGTCCTGACTTAAAGATCTACCAATGTGGTTTACCAAAAGAAATGGCTATTGAGCTTTTCAAACCTTTCGTTATGAAAAGACTTGTTGAAGATGATTTAGCTCATAACATTAAATCTGCAAAAAGAATGGTAGAGAGACTTCAATCAGAAGTTTGGGATGTCTTAGAAGAAGTTATTAAAGAGCATCCTGTTATGCTTAACCGTGCTCCTACTCTTCACCGTCTTGGTATTCAAGCATTCGAGCCTACATTAGTGGAAGGTAAAGCTATCCGCTTACACCCATTAGTATGTACAGCTTACAATGCCGACTTCGATGGTGACCAAATGGCGGTTCACGTACCGTTATCAGTAGAAGCTCAAGCAGAATGTCGTTTCTTACTTCTTGCACCTAATAACTTATTGAAACCTTCTGATGGTGCACCTGTTGCTGTACCTTCTCAGGATATGGTTCTAGGTATTTACTATCTAACTCTTGATAAAGAAGGCGAAAAAGGTGAAGGAAGAATCTTTAAGGATGAAAATGAAGCTATTTTAGCTTATGATAACTTTGAAGTAACACTTCATGCTAGAGTTAAAGTAAGAAGAGTTATGGAAATCGATGGTGAACTTATTTCAAAAATCATTGAGACCACTGTAGGACGTATTATCTTTAATGAAGCTATTCCACAAGATTTAGGTTTTGTGGAAAGAAAAACAAAAGAAGATCAACTTCTTTATGAAGTAGATTTCTTAGCTGGTAAGAAACAATTAAAGCAAATCTTAGAGAGATCAATTAACGTACATGGTGTTACAAAAACAGCTTCTGTTCTTGATAACATTAAGTCATTAGGCTTTAAGTTCTCGACAAAAGGTGCTTTAACTGTATCCGTTTCTGACATGGAAGTACCTCCTGAAAAAGAAGGTTTCTTAGAAGAAGCTGATAAAAAAGTTGAGAAAATCATTAAGATGTTCAAACGTGGTCTTATGACTAATGAAGAACGTTATCAAAAAGTTGTAGCAACATGGAATGAAACAAATGATAAGATTACTAAAGCCTTATTGGCAGGCTTAGGTAAGTATAATAATATTTATATGATGGCTCACTCCGGTGCCCGTGGTTCTAATGACCAGATCAAACAGTTAGCTGGTATGCGTGGTCTGATGGCATCTGCATCAGGTCGTATCATTGAATTACCAATCAAATCTAACTTCCGTGAAGGTCTTGATGTACTTGAGTACTTCAACTCAGCCCATGGTGCTCGTAAAGGTCTTGCTGATACAGCGTTAAGAACAGCCGATTCAGGTTACTTGACAAGACGTCTTGTAGACGTATCTCAGGATGTAATTATCAGAGAGCTTGACTGTTCTCATGGTAAAGATTCTGTATCAGGAACTTGGGTTAAAGCCTTTATGGATGGTCAAGAAGTAATTGAACCATTAGAAGAAAGAATTGCTGGACGTTGGTCTGTTGATGAAATTCGTCATCCAAAAACAGACGAAGTATTAGTTAAAGCTGATACAATGATATCTCCACCAAAAGCCAAAAAAATTGTTGACTCAGGTATTAAGAAAGTGCATATTCGTAACGTATTGAACTGTCGTTCAAAAATTGGTGTATGTGCTAAATGCTACGGTGCTAATATGGCTAATGGTGAAGAAGTACGTGTAGGCGAATCTGTAGGTATTATTGCTGCTCAATCTATCGGTGAGCCAGGAACGCAGCTTACAATGCGTACCTTCCATACAGGTGGTATTGCCGGTGATGATATTACACAAGGTTTACCAAGGGTTGAAGAGTTATTTGAAGCACGTAAACCAAAAGGTTTAGCAATTATTGCTGAATTTGGTGGTACTGTTGCTATAAATGATACAAGGAAAAAACGAGAGGTTGTCATCACGAATGATGAAACTGGCGAGTCTAAAGCTTATCTGATACCATATGGTTCTAGAATCAAAGTTATGGATGGAGATGTATTAGAAGCTGGAGATGAATTAACAGAAGGTAGTGTCAATCCTCATGATATCCTTAAGATTAAGGGATTGCAAGCAGTTCAAGATTATATGACTCAAGAAGTTCAACGTGTATACCGTTTACAGGGTGTTGATATCAACGATAAACATATCGAAGTTATCTGTCGCCAAATGCTTAAACGTGTTAAGATAGAGGAAAATGGTGATACAACACTATTACCAGGTAGCCTAGTTGACTACTTAGTGTTTGATGATGTAAATGAAGAGATGGCTGCAGAAGGTAAAGAGCCTGCAGAAGGTAAGAGAGCTCTATTAGGTATAACAAAAGCTTCTCTTGCAACAGATAGTTTCTTATCCGCTGCATCTTTCCAAGAAACAACACGAGTATTAACTGAAGCTGCTATCAAAGGTAAGGTTGATCCACTAATCGGTCTTAAAGAGAACGTTATTATTGGTAAACTTATTCCAGCAGGTACAGGAATGAATAAATACCAAAGGGTTGGTGTTGAAAAGAATCAACCAATGATTCATGAATATAGCGAAGAATTATAA
- the rplJ gene encoding 50S ribosomal protein L10: protein MAKVEQKQVVIDEIKEKLNNASSVVLVDYRGLTVEEDTELRKALREAGVEYKVFKNTMMSFAFKDSQFDELRQHLAGPSAIAISYDDATAGPRNLNDFAKKYEALEFKAGVVEGVYYDEAGMKAVAAIPSRDELLSRLLGSFQSPMASFARVIKQIAEKEEA, encoded by the coding sequence GTGGCAAAAGTAGAACAAAAACAAGTTGTTATTGATGAAATTAAAGAAAAATTAAACAATGCTAGTTCTGTAGTATTAGTAGACTACCGTGGTCTTACAGTAGAAGAAGATACTGAGCTTCGTAAAGCATTAAGAGAAGCTGGTGTTGAATACAAAGTATTCAAAAACACAATGATGAGCTTTGCATTTAAAGATAGTCAATTCGACGAGTTAAGACAACACTTAGCAGGTCCAAGCGCTATTGCTATTTCTTATGATGATGCAACAGCAGGTCCTAGAAACTTAAATGATTTTGCTAAGAAATATGAAGCATTAGAATTTAAAGCTGGTGTAGTTGAAGGAGTTTACTATGATGAGGCTGGAATGAAAGCAGTTGCTGCTATTCCATCAAGAGACGAATTACTTTCTCGTTTACTTGGCAGCTTCCAATCACCAATGGCTTCCTTTGCTCGTGTTATTAAGCAAATCGCTGAAAAAGAAGAAGCATAA
- a CDS encoding copper homeostasis protein CutC: protein MIEVCIDSFKSARNAVEGGADRLEVCHNLVIGGTTPSIGLLRLIKEHYDIPCHILIRPRYGDFVYSEEEILEMIEDIKLFKAHGADGFVIGALDKEGYLDKRALKRLIEVAKPTYITFHRAFDQVQSPELCLEELINLGVDCILTSGQMSNAYEGKELIKELVRLANGRISIMPGAGITTDNFMEIKQETTADFIHFSAKKVEEKKSPNLKVDVGLQGKKHQPIYITDTEIVKIIKELDEKIVK, encoded by the coding sequence ATGATAGAAGTTTGCATTGATTCTTTTAAGTCGGCTAGGAATGCTGTTGAAGGTGGAGCTGATAGACTGGAGGTATGCCATAATCTTGTGATTGGAGGAACGACTCCATCCATTGGATTACTGCGTCTTATCAAAGAACACTATGATATACCTTGTCATATACTCATAAGACCTCGATATGGGGATTTTGTTTATTCTGAGGAAGAGATCCTTGAGATGATTGAAGATATCAAACTCTTTAAAGCACATGGAGCTGATGGGTTTGTTATTGGTGCATTAGATAAGGAAGGTTATCTTGATAAAAGAGCTTTAAAGCGTTTGATTGAGGTAGCTAAACCAACATATATTACCTTTCATCGCGCCTTTGATCAAGTACAGAGTCCAGAACTTTGCTTAGAGGAACTGATTAATCTAGGAGTTGACTGTATCTTAACATCGGGACAAATGAGCAATGCTTATGAAGGAAAAGAATTAATCAAGGAACTGGTGAGGTTAGCAAATGGGCGTATATCAATTATGCCTGGTGCAGGTATAACCACAGACAATTTTATGGAGATAAAGCAAGAAACTACAGCTGATTTTATCCATTTTTCTGCAAAGAAAGTAGAAGAAAAGAAAAGTCCTAATCTCAAAGTAGATGTAGGGTTACAGGGCAAGAAGCATCAACCAATTTACATAACAGACACAGAAATTGTTAAAATAATAAAAGAGTTAGATGAAAAAATTGTAAAATAG
- a CDS encoding ribosomal L7Ae/L30e/S12e/Gadd45 family protein, whose amino-acid sequence MINGHMLQDLMTQPKTVGLKQTIKAVNSGEAYLVFVAQDAVTQVKERVTTVARANSIRIEYVDSMTELGKACNVEVKTATAALINE is encoded by the coding sequence ATGATCAACGGACATATGCTGCAAGATTTAATGACACAGCCTAAAACTGTTGGTTTGAAACAAACTATTAAAGCTGTAAACAGTGGTGAAGCCTATTTGGTTTTTGTTGCACAAGATGCTGTAACACAAGTTAAAGAGCGCGTCACTACAGTAGCTAGAGCTAACAGTATACGAATAGAGTATGTTGATAGTATGACAGAATTAGGCAAAGCATGCAATGTTGAAGTGAAAACTGCAACCGCTGCACTAATTAATGAATAA
- the rpsL gene encoding 30S ribosomal protein S12 has translation MPTFNQLVRKGRKSQGKKSTAPALNKGFNSLRKKSTDTSAPFKRGVCTAVKTDTPKKPNSALRKIARVRLTNGIEVTAYIPGEGHNLQEHSVVLIRGGRIKDLPGVRYHIVRGTLDTAGVADRKQARSKYGAKRPKK, from the coding sequence ATGCCAACTTTTAACCAGTTAGTAAGAAAAGGTAGAAAATCTCAAGGAAAAAAATCAACAGCTCCTGCGCTTAACAAAGGTTTCAACTCCTTACGTAAGAAGAGCACGGATACATCAGCACCATTTAAGAGAGGTGTTTGTACAGCTGTTAAAACAGACACACCTAAAAAACCGAACTCTGCGTTACGTAAAATTGCCAGAGTACGTCTTACTAATGGTATCGAAGTAACTGCGTATATCCCAGGTGAAGGCCATAACTTACAAGAGCATAGTGTTGTTCTTATTCGTGGTGGTAGAATCAAAGACTTACCAGGGGTTCGTTATCACATCGTGCGTGGTACTTTAGATACTGCTGGTGTAGCTGACCGTAAACAAGCTCGTTCAAAATACGGTGCAAAAAGACCTAAAAAATAA
- the rplL gene encoding 50S ribosomal protein L7/L12: MAKLTTQEIIDAIKELSVLELNELVTACEEEFGVSAAAGVMVAGPAAGGAAEEKTEFDVELTDAGSQKIKVIKAVRGATGLGLKEAKDLVESAPKVFKEGLAKEEAEALKEELEAVGAKVTLK; encoded by the coding sequence ATGGCAAAATTAACAACTCAAGAAATCATTGATGCTATTAAAGAACTTTCTGTTCTAGAATTAAATGAATTAGTAACAGCATGTGAAGAAGAATTTGGTGTATCAGCAGCAGCTGGCGTTATGGTAGCTGGTCCTGCAGCAGGTGGTGCAGCAGAAGAGAAGACTGAATTCGACGTTGAATTAACAGACGCTGGTTCACAAAAAATTAAAGTAATCAAAGCAGTTCGTGGTGCAACTGGCTTAGGCTTAAAAGAAGCTAAAGATTTAGTTGAAAGTGCTCCTAAAGTATTCAAAGAAGGTTTAGCTAAAGAAGAAGCTGAAGCTTTAAAAGAAGAATTAGAAGCAGTAGGCGCAAAAGTAACTTTAAAATAA
- the rpsG gene encoding 30S ribosomal protein S7, with amino-acid sequence MPRKGHIQKRDVLPDPVYNNKVVTKLINNIMLDGKKGTAQKVVYGAFEKIAEKTGKDAVEVFEEAMENIMPVLEVKARRVGGATYQVPMEVRPDRRQTLGLRWLTLYSRKRGERTMVDRLASELMDAANNTGASVKKKEDTHKMAEANKAFAHYRW; translated from the coding sequence GTGCCACGTAAAGGACATATTCAAAAAAGAGATGTACTACCTGATCCAGTTTACAACAACAAGGTAGTGACTAAATTAATTAATAATATTATGTTAGACGGTAAAAAAGGTACAGCACAAAAAGTTGTATACGGAGCTTTCGAAAAGATTGCTGAAAAAACAGGCAAAGATGCAGTAGAGGTCTTTGAAGAGGCTATGGAAAACATCATGCCAGTTTTAGAAGTAAAAGCTCGCCGTGTCGGTGGTGCTACTTACCAAGTTCCAATGGAAGTTAGACCAGACCGTAGACAAACATTAGGTTTACGTTGGTTAACATTATATTCACGTAAGCGTGGAGAAAGAACTATGGTTGATCGTTTAGCTAGCGAACTTATGGATGCTGCTAACAACACTGGCGCATCTGTTAAGAAGAAAGAAGATACACATAAAATGGCAGAAGCTAACAAAGCTTTCGCACATTATAGATGGTAA